Within the Mustela lutreola isolate mMusLut2 chromosome 2, mMusLut2.pri, whole genome shotgun sequence genome, the region AGGTGTGAGGAAGTAGGGCTGGGGGCCGGATTTTTATGGGCTATCTTCCGGTTTTCAAGTCCTGGTCATTAACTTAAAATTGCAAAGATctcaaggaaacaaaacagagcagtAGTCTGTGCCCTCTAAGTGGGATTTCAGCAAGCGAAatgggtgcggggggggggggggcggtgcagtCCAGCCTGGAAATGGGCGCCTGCGGTCAGACAACAGGGCGAGGTTGAGAACAGCGGGAGTTTGCGGGGAGAGCCCTGAGCTGTGGGCCGAGGAGGCAGGTTTTGTCTCCAAGGCCAGTAGGGAGCTACGGGAAGGTGGTGCCCAGTGAGCCAGATGGGGTGTTGGTGGCGGAGGCCCGCCGCCCCTGCCCCTGGGCCGGGCCGAGCCTCCCCGCTGCCCCACCAGCGGTACCTGGACGAGGCGGAGCGGGAGAAGCAGCAGTACATGAAGGAGCTGCGCGCCTACCAGCAGTCAGAAGCCTACAAGATGTGCACGGAGAAGATCCAGGAAAAGAAGATCAAGAAAGGTGGGAAAGGGACCCAGCCCCCTGGCAGCTGGGCGCGGGCTCAGAGACAGGTGGCCCCAGGTGGCCCCAGCCGCCCTCCTCCGTGGGACTCCCCTAACCAGACTGAGTGCTGACCTGGGGGCCAAGGCATGAGAGTGCCCCAGGATGAGTAGGGCTAACTGGGGAGGTAGGgtatcccaggcagaggggagggcacTCGCAAAGCACTGTGTGCGCTCAGAGGAGACCCACCCGGTGGGCTGATCGTGccctcctccctctacccccagAAGACTCGGGCTCTGGGCTCATGAATACCCTCTTAAATGGACACAAGGTAAGTCCTCCTCCTGCAAGGACCACGGCTGGGCGAGAAAGGTCTGGAGGTCAtgagcgccccccgcccccccgcgtgAGCCCCCAACTCATGGGCGCAGGCGAGTGCCCCTCCTCCAGGCGTGCCAGCAAAGGTGGGGCCGCTTGCACGTCGTGGGCTGTTGTTAAAGGACTTCAACCCCGCTGACCAGAGGAATCCCTCCCAAACTTGAGGGACGTCCCGGAGGGGTTTTGGCGCCCCCCCCCAAATTTGTCACCTGTCCTGTTGTCCCAGGGTGGGGACTGTGATGGCTTCTCCACCTTCGACGTCCCCATCTTCACTGAAGAGTTCTTGGACCAAAACAAAGGTGAGCACTGACTAGGGGTTCCTGGGGAAGCGGGTGCCAAGTCCCGAGatggtggcggggggcgggggggtgacCACTGGAAAAAGCAGAGGCGCCCGCCCCGGCCCCCGGAGCTGGAGGCAGAGCGGTGACAGCCGGCCTggcgcggggtggggcgggggtgggggacacagctAAGGCAACGTCGGCGGGGGGTAGGGGGGACGCGCCAGGCTCTGACCCGGCTCCCCCACGCCGCAGCGCGGGAGGCAGAGCTGCGGCGCCTGCGCAAGATGAACGTGGCCTTCGAGGAGCAGAACGCGGTGCTGCAGAGGCACACGCAGAGCATGAGCAGCGCGCGGGAGCGCCTGGAGCAGGAGCTGGCGCTGGAGGAGCGGCGGACGCTGGCGCTGCAGCAGCAGCTCCAGGCCGTGCGCCAAGCGCTCACCGCCAGCTTCGCCTCGCTGCCGGTGCCGGGTGCGGAGGCCCCGCCCCCGAGCGCCGAGGCCCCGCCCATTCGCCCCGCACCCTCGGTCGGGCGAGCTCCGCCCCGCCGGCTCCActtcccggccccgcccccagccgcTCGGGGGTCGGAGCGCACGCCCCGGCCAGCCCCGCCCCAATGGCCCCTCCCGCGCGTGAGCTGAGCACGCGCCCGCCCTCGCAGACCCCTGCCCTCGCCGGCACTGCCCGTGACCCTACTCCTTGGCCTTCCGCGCTCTGGCCTCAGCTGACCTTGGCTACTTCCTCCCCAATTTGTAAGCCGGACCCCCCCGcgcccacccccccatccccaccccgggCCTCGCCCTCCCCACTTTCCGTCTCCCGCCCCATCCAGTGCCGCCGACGCGCCTCGCCTCTGGCCCCCTCCCCGGGACCCTGGCCTTGGAGACCCACCCCGCGcctctgacctctgcttctgtGGGGTCCTGGCCGCGTCGACTCCGCCTCTTGGCTCGAGTGAccgctccctgccctcctccaggcACGGGCGAGACGCCCACTCTCGGCACCCTGGACTTCTACATGGCCCGGTTGCACGGCGCCATCGAGCGCGACCCCGCCCAGCACGAGAAGCTCATCGTCCGCATCAAGGAGATCCTGGCCCAGGTCGCCAGGTGTGTGCCGCGGCGGGTCACCCCCGGGACTCTGCGCGGCCCGCGTGGGGCCGCCCTgcgcggggggctggggggtcaCTTGGGGCTAGATCTGCCTTGGGCCCCGCGGAAATGACTGGATTTCGCCCTCCAACGGGGTTCCGGGACTCGGGGCAATGCCGGCTGGGTGGGATCGGGCTGATGGATCTTATTCCGAGGGCATCGCCCACACGCGATCTACCAGGTGGGTCTTATTTGCTGCGGGCGGCCAGTGGCCGGACCGCTGGGGGGCGCCGGTCCCAGGGGACTTCATGAATGCTGCTGGGCGGGATGTGCTCCCCATCACGAGCCCCCCTTCTCTCCTGTCATAGTGAGCACCTATGAGGGTGTCCGCGACCCCACGGATCCAGAGAAGACTGCCTTTGGTCacggccccttccccaccccatggAGGAGGATTGGGGGTCCACCTTTTGGGGCCAGGCCCAATCCTGCACCTTGGGGGCTCCAGCCCCCCAAAATTAAATTTCTACAGCATCCCTCTAGCTTTCGATTCCCCCAGCAGCCTGACCCCAGAAAAATCACCTGCTGTACATGAAACGCCTAGAACCCAGAGCCCTGGGGCCCAGCAAGGTGCGCTCCCCTTGCACAACACTACAGGGACATGGGAGCACCACAGGGGCTGCGGAACCCAAGACACAAGGGAACCTGCAGCTGCTGGCATGCTCAGGGTGGGGAGGGTTATACCTGCTACACTGGCTCTCCCGGACCGGCCCCGGGACAAGGTATAAAACCCCAAACCTGTCATGCTGGGACCCCCAGAGGTGCTCACCGCAGGCTCCCCCCTACCCTGAGGCAGGCACACTGCAGGGACCTGCTCTTATACTCGAGGTGGAGCCCTCTGCTTGTGGCTTGCACCCCAGAATTAGGGGCGGCTGGTACTGACCGCCCCTCCCTCATCCAGCCGAGGGACCCTTGCCGaggcagcctctgcctttgttcaATCTggactttttaaataaagtggaATTTGAATTTCCAAGCTTGTGAATGTTTTTAGGGGCGGTGGGAAGTGGGCTAGAAGGTGTGCCCAAGGCCCCCAAGACGCCCCTGCTGGGTGTCCCAGGCCCACCCTCCACCAGTGCCTGGCAACCACTGACCCTCCCCCCCTTCTGTCTGGAGGAGCCTGGTCTGGGCGTGTCACACGCGTGGATTCACACCTGTGCGGCTGTGTCTGGTTCCCTCCCTGAGTGTTGTGGGCTTGGGGTCCATCCCCAGGGCAGCGCGTGGGCGCCTCCCTCCTTTTTGTGGCTAATACTCCGATGCGTGGATGGACCACATTCTATTACCCCTTCTCTGCGGAGGGATGTTCTGGTGATTTGGGCACCCGGGAGGCTAGTGTGACGCATGTGCGGCCGTTGGAACACCGGCTCTCAGTTCTGCAAGCTGTCTTCTCAGCGCGGAGCCGCTGGTCCGGGGACGTTCCGCACTGGGCTCCGCAGGAATGCTCTCTGCGACTTTCTGTGTAATGCAGTATTCAAGCCAtcttaaaatttttggagaataaCTTGACAAACGGGATGTTGAATCATGTCCCCTCGAAAGATATGCTGAGGCCCTAAACCCCAgttctcagaatgtgaccttatttggaaatagggtcgcTGCGGATATAATTAGTAGTGATGAGGTCATCGGGAGTAGGGTGGGCCCCTGATccaatgtgactggtgtccttataagaagacaaAGATGCGAAAGCAGACACAGGAGACAGCCATGTGACCCCAGAGGCAGAAATGGGAAGAATGAAAGCTGCCAAGAAGCGCCAAGGAGGGCCAGCCGCCACCGGAAAGGGAGGACAGGCAGGGCAGGCCTCTGCCGAGGTCTTGGAGGGAGCATGGTCTTGCTGACGGGCTGACATCACACTTCGGGCCCCTGGAAACAAGAGAGTAAATCCCTGTTGTTTGAAGCCCTACGGCCACCCCAGGAGACTACTCTAACCAGATActctcacctccccaccccagctcccttgTCCCCCCCCTTCCCGGCACAGGTACCCCTGTCCCAAATTTAGAGTTTTTCAGGCAAGCCTTTCTGTAACTTTTAGCACATAAGCCTATCTTCCCCAAATAGTACCGTTTTGGTGGGGTTTGGTTTTCTCCTTCAGTTTGTAAAGGTTCTGAAGTGTACAATTGTGTGGTTTCTAGTATAtctacagagttgtgcaaccatcagcaCAATCTCATTCCAGAACATTCCCATCCCCCCAAAGAGCAGCCCTGTACCCCTTAGCAGTCACcaaccctcccacctccctcagcCCCGGGCAGAAACGAATCCACTTCCCGTCCACGGAGGAGCCTGTTCCGGGCCTGTCACACATGTGGGCTCACACCCAGGGCGTCCTTCTGGGTCTGGTTCCCTCCCCGAGCGCCGTGTGTTCAAGGCTCATCAATGTCATAACATCCAGACTTTTAAACTTGACACGATGTTTTCTTACAGTGTCCAAAGCCTTCTGCAACTTGGCCCTTTCCATTAGCGCTTGGTTTCTGAGATTCTCCCAAGGGGGAACACCCCTCCCCGCCACCACTATATGGCATTCCATTGCTCTGTATTATAGGagccaagttttttgttttttgttttttgggtttttttaaaagatttattggagagagcaagtgagagagagcacacaagcagggggagcaggaggcagagggacaagcaggctccccactgagcagggagccccacaccagctccatcccaggccccagggatcatgacctgagccaaagacagacgtggaacccacggagccacccagatgccccccagaGCCAAATTCTTGTTGTTGGCTGCCTCCGTGCTGTGGTCCCAGGAAATCATTATGGATCTTCCTGGtgcccccaaccccttccctctttcttcatctgtaacctgggggttcattcattccctcaccaAAGATCGCCTGAGCGCCTGCTGTCGGCCAGGCACGGGGCCCCAGGATATGCCGGGGCAGGGGGGGGTGCGATGAGACCAGATCCCCCGCCCTCTTACAGCTGACATTCTAGTCCTGGGGACAGCCAGGATACAAGAAGAACAGCTGATCTCTCCAGTAGTGCTTGATACCAGGGAGAAAAATCTGGGAAGAGAttgagaggtggagggaggaagtAACATTTGAGCAAGTAGCCGAGGGAGGTGTGGGAGGGAACCGCATGGATGACTGGGAAATGACTTTCAGGCAGAAAGAacacatgtgcaaaggccctggggcaggacccaGCCTGGCATTAGAAAAAAGGCAAAGGGGCCAGTATatatggggagatggggaggaagggaggagagggtgggCATGGGGCAGGTTGTGCAGGGCCTGGTGGGCCTCAGAGAggactccccccacccacacaccccaggAAGGAGCAGTGGAAGGATGTGGCTGAGGTTATCCCAGGGTACCTGTCCTGCCCCCTTCCAGGgttgttgcaaggattaaataaGCACCTGGCTAGAGGACAGTGAGCACTAGGCACGCTCAGCTGTTTTCATCCTGATCCCTGTTCTTCCCCAGTCTGCAGCCCAGGGCCCGGAGGACTGCCTGGGGTCCCCTGGGAGCGCGCAGCTAGCGCTGGCAAGGCCCGGACACCTGGGGCCGGACCCCCCTCCGCAGCCCGCGGTGTCGCCTTCCCAGGCGGCTCGGGTTCCCGGATCCCCTTACCCCGGCGGCTCGACTGTCGCGCCCTGGaccgggggaggggaggctgcagGAAGCGGCGGATCCGGCGGCGACGGCGGTGGCGGTGGCCGGGGTGGCCCAGCTCCTCCGGCCATGGAGAGCGCCGCGGCCCAGGAGAACCGGGGCGCAGAGGCCCCGCGCCCGGCCGCGCCCCCGCCCTCGCCCGCGGAGCCCCCAGCCGCGCCCCGCGCCCGTCCCCGCCTGGTCTTCCGCACGCAGCTGGCGCACGGCAGCCCCACGGGCAAGATCGAGGGCTTCACCAACGTCCGCGAGCTCTACGCCAAGATCGCCGAGGCCTTCGGGATCGCGCCCACAGAGGTGAGGACCCCCGAgcccccgccaccccaccccccgccagcgCGGGAGGCGCACGCGTCCGACCGGGGATAGGGTGGAGCCTGGAGCCAGGGACCGGGGGCTCCAGATTCCCCCTCCTCGGATGGAGGGGGTCCGATCACCGGATCTCAAAGACACACCCCTCAGATCCTGGGGTGCCCACAGCCTAGAGACCCTCTTCGCGCCCTGCGCAAAAGAGGAGcccgggttagggttagtgggTCCCCAGGCGGTCCAGGAGCCCACTGCGCTGAACCGGCTGGGAGTGGATCCCAGCCCTCGGGGAAGGGGAAGCGCGTCCAAGGCTCCTGGGCGCCGCCGGGGCAGGGGTTCCAGGCAGCCGCCTTCCAGGTGCGAAGTCGGAGGCCCCAGGGGTCAGGGGCTGGGCGGCAGGGCTGTGTGACTCGCAGCCCCCAGGGGGCGCCAGTAGATTCAGAATCGACTGGAAAAGTTGGCTGGAGTGTCAGGACACCAACTGGAAGACTGGGGATGGAGGAGGGGTCTCTTCCTGCCCACAACCCCCTTATCACCCTGCTCCTGGTTAGGAGGGTCTCAGACTCCCTCTTGcccgaccccccaccccatcctggtCTCACGTGCAGCCTTCTCCCCGAGGACTGGGATCCTGGTGGGTGGGTGACCAGACACGTTTCATGTCTCtttgtgcctcggtttccctcTCGGGCTACCGAACCCATCACCCTGGTTGTCTGCACAGAGGGCAATGAGCGTTGTCATTAATTCTGGACTCCCCCTCCCCTTGGGACAGATCTTATTCTGTACCCTAAACAGCCACAAAGTGGACATGCAGAAACTCCTGGGCGGCCAGATAGGGCTGGAGGACTTTATCTTTGCCCATGTGCGTGGCGAGACCAAGGAGGTAGAGGTCACGAAGACCGAAGACGCCCTGGGACTGACCATCACGGACAACGGGGCCGGCTACGCCTTCATTAAGGTGCTCAAGGGAGGGCGGGTGACTTCCTGGGTGCTCGGGGACCTGGCACGAGGCGCTGCCCCTCTCCGGTCTAACCTGGGCTCCGGGAAGCCGAGGGGTGGCGGCTGGGCTGGCCCCGTGAGTGACTCTAGGTCCCCGCAGAGGATCAAGGAGGGCAGCATCATCAACCGGGTCCAGGCCGTGTGCGTGGGCGACAGCATCGAGGCCATCAACGACCACTCCATCGTCGGCTGCCGCCACTACGAAGTGGCCAAGATGCTCCGGGAGCTGCCCAAGTCCCAGCCTTTCACCCTGCGCCTGGTGCAGCCCAAGAGAGCCTTCGGTGAGGGCCACCTGGGGGCCAGGGGGCaggtggggtggtggtgaggaGCTCTTCCAGAAGCGGGTTCTCCGGACGCCAGTACAGTGGAGCACGGGCGTATATGGGGGGGAATGGGACAGGATGGAAGGTTCTAGATGCCTCTGATGCCATGACGGGGGCTTCTGGCACTGTGTCACGAATAGGTAGGTAGTTTCTAGATTGTCAGAGTCCATCCAGGGGTGGGGACAGGCGGGTTTGGAAAGATCAGGATCGGAGAAGGAGGCGTCTGGACCTATTctggctgtggttctagagaagGTTTTTCCAGGTGTGTTCTAGAaccgtatttttaaaatttatttatttatttgtttgtttgtttgagagcgattcggcatgagcagggggaggggcagagggagaagcagactccccactgagcagggagccagatgtggggctcgatcccaggaccctgggatcacaaggtgagcagaaggcagatgcttaaaggacggagccacccagttgcccataGAACGGTGCTTTCCACAGAGAGGTCTGCGAGCTGTCCGTGCATGGGGTAAAGGACTTGCTCTCCAAGAGGTTTTCCCCAGTTCAGCACTGGGACATCTGGCCCAGCTCATTCCCTGAAGTGGGGGCCACCCTGGGCGCAGTAAGATGTTGGGCATCGCCCCTGGCTTTGACCCAGCAGATGCCAATGGCAACCCTTAGGTTGTAACAACCAAAATGCCTGCAGATATGGTCAAGGTCACCTGGGGGTGAAATCACTCGCCCCTGCCCCTGGGGTAGAGAACCCCTGCGTTAGAATGCAGCCTTCGTGTTTAACGGGCAGAGGTGTTTTTTTAATAGCCAAGACTTTctcaaggaagaaatcaacacACCGCTTTCCATTCCAGCACCACCTTCTTATTTTATTATGGACTGGCCCTTTGATCTGTGTTGTTCTCCAGCGAGAGGTTCTAGAAGCACCCAGGCACATCTGGAGGGAGGTCCCAGGGAGAAGGGGTCAGGGTGGGCTTCCAGATCTGCCCTTTAGCACAGCAGTGGACGCTGAGAGCCGTGCCCAAACGTAAGATGGATGAGTTCTAGACAGTCTTTTCTAGATGGATCCTCTGGCTACAAGAGGGTCTCAAGCAGTCCCTTCtagaaagtcattttaaaaagaggagggggcacctgggtggccggcccagtgggttaaagcctctgccttcagctcaggtcatgatctcagggtcctgggatcgagtcctgcatcaggctctctgctcggcggggagcctgcttccccctctctctgcctgcctctctgcttacttgtgatctctctctctctatcaaataaatatagaaataatcttaaaaaaataaaaaataaaaataaaaagaagagcgCCTTGGAGGTTTGGTTGTTAgccatctgccttgggctcaggtcgtgatcctggggtcctgggatcgagccctgcaccgggttccctgctcggcgggaagcctgcttctccctctcccactccccctgcttctgttccctctcttgctgtgtctctctctgtcaaatgaataataataataataaaaatctaaaataaataaaatttttaaaaaggagggagaCTTGGAGGAAGCAAGAATTCTCAAGCAGGGTCTCTGAGGAGTAACCCCTGGATGTAAGGAGGGCTTTGAAAGACAAGAAGGTTCTAGAAAGGCTCTGCGGACAGCTTCGGAGCACTTACACAGATGCGGACCGCCCAGAACACGTGCCCCTCTCCTGGCTCTGTCCCTTCCAGATATGATCAGCCAGAGGAGCCGCGGCAGCAAATGTCCCACGGAAGCAAAAATGGCCAGTGGGAGGGAGACCCTGCGTCTTCGTTCTGGGGGGGCTGCCACAGTGGAGGAAATGGTGAGTGAGGGGGACAGGAGCCTTCGGGGGCTCTGCACCGAGCACCCGGCTGACTCAGTGGGACGGCAGGTAAGAACCTCTCCTTCGGCAAGCCGGCTCCCCTCCCTGCGAGATGGGGCGTCGCCGTGGGGAGGCAGGACAGGAGCGGTGGCGCAGGGGCGGGGCCTGcggaggggctgggctggagggagCCCAGGCTTTGACCTTCTGGGCCgggccctgcccccctcccccagcccagcgaGTTCGAGGAGGAGGCGTCGCGGAGAGTGGACGACCTGCTGGAGAGCTACATGGGCATTCGGGACCCAGAGCTGGGTAAGGGGCCAGGGTAAGCCGGGTGGACCCTGGGGGGGAGGGTAGCCCACCGGGAGGAGTCGAGGCCCGAGGAGCCCCCTCACCCGCCTTCCCTCCTGCTCCGCCGCAGCAGCCACCATGGTGGACACGTCCAAGAAGACGCGGAGCGTCCAGGAGTTCGCGCACCGTTTAGATTCCGTCTTGGGCGAGTTTGCCTTCCCGGACGAGTTTGTGGTGGAGGTGTGGGCCGCCATCGGGGAGGCCAGGGAGGCCTGTGGCTAGTCTGCCCCGGGGCCCAGCGCAGCCCCAGCCCAGaaccctgccccccgccccagcccgcaGGGCTGGTTCCTGAAGCCCAGCTcggccccagggcccagcccgGATCTGAGACCCAGCCCTGCTCTAGAGCCCAGGCAGGCTCTGGGACCGAGCTTCCCGCTAGAACCGCTACCAGTTCTGAGAGGTCAAGTCTCAGCTCTGAGGCCAAGTCTTGCTCTAGAACCAAGCCCAGCTCTGAGACCAAGCCCTGTTCTAGACCTCAGGCCAACCCTGAGACAAAGTTCATCGCTAGAAGGCAATTCAGTTCTGAGACCCAACGCAGCCCCGAAACCCAGCCCTTCCCTAGAACCCAAGATAGCTCTGAAGCTAGACCAAGCTCAGAAACCAAGTTAAGGTCTGGGTCCCAGGTAAGTTTTAAGACACAGCCCGGTTCGGAGATCAATCCCAGTTCCGGAAGCCAGCCCAGATCTGTGTCCAAGCCCTGCCATAAAACTCAACCTGATGGGGGAACTCAAGACAGTCGCATGACACAGCCGTACCTAGATGCCCCGTCTAGCTCAGGAACTCCCCTTAGTTCTGGAGCCCAGATCAGACTCAAGAAACAATCCAGTAACAgtagccacccaggctcaggaCTGGAAGACggctcccaaacccagccctgctCACCAGCCCAGATGTTCGCTGCAGCTCAGTCCAGACCCAGACCCCAGCCCTGTTCTGCAACCCAACTGCCCTCGAGTACTCACCAACATCCTGGGGCCTGGTCCGGCTCCAGCGATGAGTCCAGCTCAGAGACTGAGCCCAGTTCCAGACCCCAGTCTCGGGCTACTACCAGGCCCAACTCCCGAATTCAGACAAGCTCTGACACCCCATCCACTTCTGAGGCAAGGCCCGCCTCCAGAGCTCGGCTGGATGCGAAGCCCCGCTCTCCCTGCAGAGCGCAGACCAGCTCTAGAATACCATCTAACTCTGGGACCCAGACCGGTTTCAAGACCTGGACCATTTCCAGAGCTCGGTCCAGCTCAGGCAGTCCACCCAGCTCCAGAACTCCGCTCCAGTCTGAAACCCCATCCAGCTGCCAACCACAGTCGGTTGCTGAGAGCCCACTGAGCTCCAAAATCCAGCTAAACTCCAGAATCCGGCCTAGCCTTGGGACCCAGACAGAGACAGCAACAGACTTAAGCCCCACAATTCTGTCTAGCTCTGAAAGCGGACCCAGCTCCAGGACCCAGACTTGTCTGGGAGCTCAGTCAATCTCTGGGACTCAGCGTACCTCGGAAACGCTATCCAGCTCTAGACACCAGCTGCAGGCCACAGCCCAAGGCAGCTCTGGTGTTGAGCTGGATTTTGGGAAGCAGACCAGCTCTGGAACTCAGCCAAGTTCCAGGATTCACTCCAGCCCAGAAACCCAGCCCAACTTGGAAACGCAGAGTGATTCCAGAACACAGCCTGTTTCTGAAACCCAACCCTGCTCTAGAACTCTGATAAGTTCTGGAACCCAGCTCAGGCCTGAGATCCAGCCCACTTCAGAGACCCAGCCCAGTGCAAGATTTCAGCCCAGCTCTAGGATTCAGCTCAGCCCTGAGACCCAGCCCAACTCTGGAACCCAGAGCAGTTCAGGAACTCAGCTCAGCTCTGGAAATTACCTTAATTCTAGAACCCATCCTGTTTCTGGAACCCAGTCCAGCTCTAGAACCCAGACCAGTTCTGGAATCCAGCTAAGCTCCAAGACACAGCCCAGCTCTGGGACCCAGAGCAGTGCAAGAATTCAACCCAGCTCTGGAGCCCAGCTCAGCTCCAGAACTCTGTCCAGTCCTGAGACCCTGCTCAAATCTGAGACCCAGCTCGGTCGCGGGATTGAGTTCAGCTCAGAAACACAGCCCATCTCTGGAAGCCAGCCCAGGTCAAGAATGTTGCCCAGCTCTGGAATTCATCTCAGTTCTAGAATCCAGCCTCTTTCTGGAACTCAACCCAGCTCCAGAACCCAGAGTAGTTCTGGAACCCAGGCCAGCTCTGGGACCCAGAGCAGCACAAGAAATCAACCCAGCTGTGGAGCCCAGCTCAGCTCGAGAATGCAGTTTTCCTCTGAGATTCAGCTCAGCTCTGAAACCCAACCCAGCTCCAGAACCCTGATCAGTTCTGGAACCCAGCTCAGTCCTGAGACCCAGTCCACCTCAGAGACCCAGCCTAGGGCAAGAATTCAGCTCAGCCCTGAGACCCAGCCCAACTCTGGGACCCAGAGCAGTACAAGAACTCAGCCCAGCTCTGGAAGTTACCTTAGTTCCAGAACCCAGCCTGTTTCTGGAGCCCAGTCCAGCTCCAGAACCCAGACTAGCTCAAAGATCCAGCTCAGCTCTAGAAATGGACTCCACCTACAGACCTCTGGCCTTGACCCTAGAGCCCAAGCTGATCTCACTCCCCCAGCCCAACatcagcccccaggcccaccgccCAGAGTCCTGACTCTGGCCCCTAGCATAGCtgctcagccccagccccagccccatgaTCTGGTACATGGAATGCAGGCCAACAGCGGCCTGGGCCGAAGCCCACCAACTTCCCACCTGGCCCCACAGCCACAGATCCCCTCAGCCCCCCAGAAACCAGCCCTCTTCCCCAAGCCCCAGCTAGGACCCCAGAAGTCCACCGCACCCACCAGATCTATCCTCTCTAGTTCGGCTCCCGGGGTGGCCCTTCCGCACTCCCAGCCCCCTGAGTCTCTAGCTGAGaagcctgtcccctcccccacactcaagGAGTCAAGGTCTGCTCCTATGGGGTCAGAGCCCCTTCCCCACCATGGGGAGCTGTAGCTTGAGGGCAACACAGTTTTGGCTCCCATAATCCCCCCACAATCTGCTGTCCCTCCCAGCTGGGTCCCCTGGAGGCAGCAGGTGACCCCATTCCCCCAGCAGGGAGgtgttgggggaggaggaagagtggAAACAGGGACTTTAGTTTCACTCGGGCCTGGCTCAGGGCGGTGTAAGCAGATCCCAGGTCTGTGGAGTGGAAAGCTGGGTGTGCGTGCGTGGGGGGGGCAtg harbors:
- the HMG20B gene encoding SWI/SNF-related matrix-associated actin-dependent regulator of chromatin subfamily E member 1-related isoform X1, producing MSHGSKQPGAAAAPAGGKAPGQHGGFVVAVKQERGEGPRAGEKGSHEEEPVKKRGWPKGKKRKKILPNGPKAPVTGYVRFLNERREQIRTRHPDLPFPEITKMLGAEWSKLQPAEKQRYLDEAEREKQQYMKELRAYQQSEAYKMCTEKIQEKKIKKEDSGSGLMNTLLNGHKGGDCDGFSTFDVPIFTEEFLDQNKAREAELRRLRKMNVAFEEQNAVLQRHTQSMSSARERLEQELALEERRTLALQQQLQAVRQALTASFASLPVPGTGETPTLGTLDFYMARLHGAIERDPAQHEKLIVRIKEILAQVASEHL
- the HMG20B gene encoding SWI/SNF-related matrix-associated actin-dependent regulator of chromatin subfamily E member 1-related isoform X3; translated protein: MGASWWLSSKSAARAPGPARRGPTRKSPPGPSQRRGPVLQPVKKRGWPKGKKRKKILPNGPKAPVTGYVRFLNERREQIRTRHPDLPFPEITKMLGAEWSKLQPAEKQRYLDEAEREKQQYMKELRAYQQSEAYKMCTEKIQEKKIKKEDSGSGLMNTLLNGHKGGDCDGFSTFDVPIFTEEFLDQNKAREAELRRLRKMNVAFEEQNAVLQRHTQSMSSARERLEQELALEERRTLALQQQLQAVRQALTASFASLPVPGTGETPTLGTLDFYMARLHGAIERDPAQHEKLIVRIKEILAQVASEHL
- the HMG20B gene encoding SWI/SNF-related matrix-associated actin-dependent regulator of chromatin subfamily E member 1-related isoform X2 is translated as MSHGSKQPGAAAAPAGGKAPGQHGGFVVAVKQERGEGPRAGEKGSHEEEPVKKRGWPKGKKRKKILPNGPKAPVTGYVRFLNERREQIRTRHPDLPFPEITKMLGAEWSKLQPAEKQRYLDEAEREKQQYMKELRAYQQSEAYKMCTEKIQEKKIKKDSGSGLMNTLLNGHKGGDCDGFSTFDVPIFTEEFLDQNKAREAELRRLRKMNVAFEEQNAVLQRHTQSMSSARERLEQELALEERRTLALQQQLQAVRQALTASFASLPVPGTGETPTLGTLDFYMARLHGAIERDPAQHEKLIVRIKEILAQVASEHL
- the GIPC3 gene encoding PDZ domain-containing protein GIPC3, with protein sequence MESAAAQENRGAEAPRPAAPPPSPAEPPAAPRARPRLVFRTQLAHGSPTGKIEGFTNVRELYAKIAEAFGIAPTEILFCTLNSHKVDMQKLLGGQIGLEDFIFAHVRGETKEVEVTKTEDALGLTITDNGAGYAFIKRIKEGSIINRVQAVCVGDSIEAINDHSIVGCRHYEVAKMLRELPKSQPFTLRLVQPKRAFDMISQRSRGSKCPTEAKMASGRETLRLRSGGAATVEEMPSEFEEEASRRVDDLLESYMGIRDPELAATMVDTSKKTRSVQEFAHRLDSVLGEFAFPDEFVVEVWAAIGEAREACG